CTCGTCCAGCAGCTTCGAGTACGGATCCAGCGTGCGCTGGCCCGCGCTGGTGCGCTCGGTGAACTCGGGCAGGACATAGCGGCCGGTGGGCCCGGAAGGACCGGACGGACGGGTCATGGCAGCGCCTCCTCGAAGCGGTCTCCGAATCTGCGCGCCCCTGCTTGCGAGGCGCGGCTCACGTCCCTGTAAAAAATGTACAGGATGTACGTGACGTTATGATGGGAGCATGGCTTACGAGATTCCGGTGACGCAAGCGCGGGCAGAGCTCGCCGATCTGATCAACCGCGTCGTGTACGGCGGTGAACGGGTGGTCGTCACGCGGCACGGTAAACCGCTGGTCGCCCTGGTTTCCGCCGCTGACCTGCGGCGTCTCGAAGAGGAGCCGGACGCGGCGGAGGAGCGGGTGATCAGCTCGGTATCCGCGATCGGCACGCTGCCGTCCGCTCCGCGCGAACCCCAGAGGTTCGGCATCGCCGCGGAACACCGCGGCCCCGACGTCCACTGAGCCGCTGACAGGCGCCGCGAACGGCGTTCAAGCGCATCTGGCGCGCACCGCCGCTGTCAGTGGGCGCCCCTGTGCTTGTGGCCGCCGCCCCGCCGGAGCGCCGCTCCGGCCAGCACGGCGGCGAGGCCCAGTGCCGCCCAGAGCGAGAGTGCGAGCGTGGGCGCCGAGGCCCGGGCCCCGTCGAAGAAGGCGACCGAGCGCAGCAGTGACATCTCGGCGCCCGGCGGCAGCCACTGGCCGATCCGTCCGATGGGCGACGGCAGCAGGTCCGGCGCGGAATTGGCGCCGGAGAACGGGTTGCCGAGCAGGATCATGAGGAGGGCGCCGAGCCCCGTACCCGGCCGTCCGAACAGCGCGCCGAGCCCGGCCACGCCTCCGCAGATGGCCAGCGACGCAAGCCCCAGCACGCCGGCCTCATGCCACCAGTCGCCGCTCAGGGCGCCCAGCCAGGAGTCGGTGATACCGGCCGCGACCAGGCCCACCCCGGCCGATGCCGCCACCAGCGTGCCTGCCGCTCGGAGCCCCCTCAGGCCCAGCGCGGCCACCAGGGCTCCGGTGGCCACGCCCGAGATCGTCAAGGGCAGCACGCTCGCGCTGAGCACCGCGCCGCGCGGATCGCCGGGGGGTGCCGCGACCACGTCCTCCTGTGTCGGGTGGGTGCCGGGAGGGGCGTGGTCCACGACGGTCTCGCGGAGGAGCTGGGCCACCAGGGGGCTCGCCGCCGACGCCGTCAGCAGCTTCGGCCCGTGCGGGGTGGCGACCACGGCGCCGTAGACGACCCGCTTCCGCATCGCTTCCCGCGCATCCGCCTCGTCCGCGTACCGGTGGATGTCGAACGCGCCCGGATGCGCGTCCAGTTGCCGCTCCACGGGGGCCGCGGCGGGGGCCGGCCCCACCACGCCGAGCGGCAGGTCCCGGGGAGCGGTACGGGATGCGGGCCAGGCGAAGGTCCACAGGGCGAGGGCGACCAGTGCGGGCACCAGCACGATGACGGTCATCGCGCGGCGTCCGGGCGCCCTGGCCCCGGGCGCGGGCTCGGGCGCCGGGGGAGCGGCGGAGGGAGAGGACATGACTCGGCCTCGTTCCGTACCTGAGATCGTGGAATGATTGTTCGTTCTTTTTAGGCCTCACGCCACTGTCGCGCCGGGTTCCCGGCCTTGTCAAGAATGAATGTTCGTTTTAACTTGGGGGCGTGGCTCGTGTTTCCCAGGCGCACTTGGACGCCCGCAGGCGTCAGATCATGGACGGCGCGGCGGCGTGCTTCGCGCGGAACGGCTTTCACGCCACGTCCATGCAGGACGTGTTGAGGGAGGTGAACCTCTCGGCCGGCGCCGTCTACCGCTACTTCCGCGGCAAGGACGAGCTGATCGGCGCCATCGTCATGGAGGTGCTGGACACCCTGGGCAAGACCTTCGAAGTGGCGGCGCGGCTGAGCCCGCCCCCGCCGCCCGACGTCCTGCTGGGGCGGGCGATGGACGACGTGCTGCGCCAGGGCAGGGGCTTTCCGCATCTGATCGTCCAGGTCTGGACGGAGACGCTGCGCAACCCCGAGCTCTCCGCCGTGATGCGGGAAGGCTACGAGAAGGTGGTCGAGGCGTGGGTGGGGCTGGTGCGCGCGTACCAGGAGGCCGGCATGATGCGCGCCGACCTCCCCGCGGACCGGGTCGCCCGGACCATGATCGCCACAGCTCAGGGCTTCGCCGCCCAGCAGGCCCTGTTCGGCCCGCTGCCGGTGGAGGTGCTGGAGGACGGGTTGAGGGCGCTGATGAGCATGGGGGCGGCACAGGCGGGGCCGGCGGCGTCGGACGGGGCCTGAGCGGGGGCGCCCGGAACGGAGGGTGCCTGAGCCCGGCCGTCCTCGCGCGGGGTCGTGCCTGAGCGGGCGCCCTGGACGGAGGGTGCACGGGCGGGGCGGTGCCCGAGACACCGTCCCCGCGGCCCGCCGGTCCTTCTCAGGTGTGGTGCTCGGCGAGCCAGGCGTCCTCGGCCGGGTAGTCGAAGAGGTCTCTGCCGTACGCCTTGGCCATGACGGGGAACGCGGTGCGCCAGTCGCGGCCGTGGAGCCGGGCGGCGAGCCACTCCACCGTCTCCGGCAGGGAGTCCCGGTAGCCGGTGACGGCGCGGTAGCCGAGCTCGCGTTCGGCCGCCGCCATGTCGTAGACGACCGGGTGCGCGACGGTCCAGGGCGTGTCCCCGACGCCGGCCGACGGTGGCTCGCCCGGTAGCAGCACGGTCTCGGTCCTCGCGCCCATGACGGCGTCGATCGCCGCGCCGATCTCGTGCACGGTGGGCGTGTCGGGGTCGCCGGCGTTCAGCACCCGGGATCCGGGGCGGGAGGCGGCGAGCCGGATGAGCTCGGCGAGGTTGTGCACGCTCACCGGATGGAAACGGCTCTGCCCCCGGTGCGCGAGCACCCGTACCCGCCTGCCGTCCAGGTTCCGCTTCACGAAGTACAGCTCGCGGGGCGTGCGGCAGTGCGGGCCGTGGATCGCGCCCGCCCTCAGCACCGTCGTGGGCAGCCGGTCGCCCGCCGCCGCCAACTCCTGCTCCAGGGCCACCTTGCGGGTGCCGTAGCTCCGCTCGCCCGCGGGAACCGTGGGCTGGCTCTCCAGAATGGGCACCGGGTAGCGGGGGAAGCCGTCCGGCTCCTCCTGGGTGTCGAAGCTGCGGTTCTCGGCGTCCGCGTACACCCCGCCGCTGGAGATCACCACCGCCGAGCCGATCCGGTCGGCGAGGGAGAGCAACTGCCGTGCCTCGACGCTTCCGTAGGCGACCACGTCGACCACCACGTCGGCGCCGTCCCCGAGCGCCGCCGCCAACGCCTCGCCGTCGGCGCGGTCCAGTCGCAGCGCCCTGACCCCTTCGGGCCACCGCTCGTCCCGGCCGCCGCCCCGCGACGCCGCCGTCACCGTCCAGCCGTCCTCGGCGAGCGCCCGCACCGCGGCCCGCCCGATCTGCCCGCTCGCCCCGATCACCATCGCATGTCCGTCCATGCCCGGACCGTACGGGCGCGCCCGGCACGGCGGCCAGGGCGTTATGCCGACCGCAGAGTTCCTGGCGGGCGGCTCCGCCGCTGTGTCCGCGCCGGCGCGGGTTCAGCTCAGCGGCAGCCGGGGGAACCTCCTGCCGCGCGGCGCGCCGTCCTGTTCGCCCTGCTGCTCGGCGGCCTGCTCGGCCTTGACCGCGGCCGCGTACTTGTCCACGTACTCCTGGCCGGACAGCTGGAGGATGGCGTACATGATCTCGTCGGTGACGGCCCGCAGCACCGTCTTCTCGTTCTCCATGCCGTAGAAGCGCGTGAAGTCCAGGGGCGCGCCGAACCTGATCGTCACGCGGCGCCGCAGGTTCGGCACCAACTGGCCGGTCGGCTGCGCCTCGAAGGTGCCGATCATCGCGCACGGCACGACCGGAACCCGGGCCTGGAGGGCCATGGCCGCGACGCCGACCTTGCCCTTGTAGAGCCGGCCGTCGTGCGAGCGGGTGCCCTCCGGGTAGATGCCCAGCAGCTCGTCCCTGCCGAGGACGCCCAGCCCCTCGTGGATGGCCGCCTGCCCGGCCTCCTTGCCCGACCGGTCCACCGGGATCTGGCCCACGCTGTGGAAGAACGCCGCGGTGAGCCGACCCTTGATGCCGCCACCGGTGAAGTACTCGGCCTTCGCGAGGAAGGTGATGCGGCGCCTGAGGATCGACGGCATCAGGAAATGGTCGGAGAACGACAGATGATTTCCGGCGATGATCGCCGCGCCGGACTCCGGGACATGGTCGAGACCCTCGATCCTGGGCCGGAACATCAACCGCAGCAATGGGCCCAGGAAAACGTATTTGAGCACGTTGTAGACCACGGTGGCTCCCTGATGGCTCGGCTCCGGGCTGCGTTCTGCGACAGCGTTCTGCCAGGTCACAGCGTTGTTGAGAGGATGATCAGTCTAGGTCAGGGGTCGTCGTCTGTAACCACTTCCGATCAGAGTCGTACGGAGTCGTGACAGATGCGTCCCCTCGGCCCGCCGGGCGGCGCCTGTGGGACCTGAAGGTCCTACTTCCCCGTACGAGGGGCCCGACGACTCCCGCAGGGGCCTCCGAGGGCTGCCGCAGGTGCTTCTGACGGCCGGCGCAGGTGGTTCTGACGACTCCCCAACTCCGCGCCTTCGGGGATCCTTGCGGTGCCGGGCGCGAGACGGGGCGGACATAGAGCGGAACGCGCTGCCGGGGCGGGGGCCGTGCCGGCGGCCCGGACACCTCGGAGGTGCCCGGGGCAGGGGGTGACGGCAGAGGGGAACGGGGCTTGCGGGCGGGGTGGATGCCGGGGGAGGCGGGGCGGGGCGGTCGCGTTGTGCGGCCGTTTCCGGTGCGGTGTGCCGTGCCGGGCGGATGTCTGGGTGGGTGATTGCTTTGGCGATTATCCGGGCGCCCCCCGAATTTGTACGATTAGTTTCCTGGGTTTGTGTACCGGAGGACTTCGCGGCCGGCCGAGCGGGATGGCTGGCCGGAATCACCCGCGAGGCCAGCGGTATCGGTCCGATGGGTGAGCCGCAGGTCACGCGGTCCTTCGGAGGCGCATGACGAAGGCCACCGCATTCCGGTCGGCAAGTCAAGCGGGGAATCGGCCGAGGCCCCCCGGAGTATGCCGACTTCCGGTCTTGACGGTCTGTTTTCCCGTCCCGTAGCGTTTTGCAAAGACAGTCGCAGGACGCCGTAGCGCGATGACGACGAGGGTGCGGGCCGGCGCGAATTCCGGCCCGAATTCTCAGCGCAGGGGGAGAGGCCATTGAACAGGAAACGGGAGGACATGGCCGTCCCCCCGGCTCCGGCCCGAGGGGCGCCCCCACCGCGGCTCGGCAGGCCGCGCGCGGCCCGGGTCGAGGCGGACCAGCTCCTCATGACCAAGGTCGGGCTCCGGTTCCCGGCCGAGCTGAGTTTCGCGGAGTGGGAGCGCGCGGGCCACCACCTCTCCCGCATCATGGATTCCTCGTCGTGGTGCCTGGGAGACTGGCTGATGTACGGCAAGGAGCATTACGCGGACCGGTATCAGCGTGCCATTCGCGCCGCCGGACTCCAGTACCAGACGCTCCGCAACTACGCCTGGGTCGCCCGCCAGTTCCCGCTGCACCGCAGGCGTCCACGGCTGAGTTTCCAGCATCACGCGGAAGTGGCGTCACTGCCGCTGGACAAGCAGGATCTGTTCCTGGACCAGGCCGAGCGGATGAAGTGGACGACCAAACAACTCCGCAGCCGAATTCAGGACGAGCGCTCCGGCGGCAAGGATCCGAGGCCCGAGTTCGCGCTGATTCCCCGCATCCAGGTGCCGAGCAACCGCCTGGTGTCCTGGCGCAGGGCGGCGGACCACTCGGGCATCGAATTCGACCACTGGGTGCTGACGGCACTCGACCGCGCCGCGGAGCTGGAGCTGGGCGAGCTGCCCGACGAATGAGCGGGGCCGGCCCCGCCGGATCCCGCCGGCCCTCCGGCGGCCCGGCCGAGGCGCCGTGGAACGGATCTTTCGTACGGGCGCCAGGGCGGTGCACATCCTCGGATGCGCACCGCCCGCCGACCCATGTCCGCGCTGCCCCGGCTCGCCGGCACCGGCTGCCCGGCCGGGCCGTCGGCCTCCGCCCGGGGAGCACCGCGGTGGGGCCCCGGCACCACCGCGTGCGGCGACGCGGGGCCCACGCTCGCGGTGTGTGGTGACACGGGGCCCAAGCTCGCGGTGTGTGGTGACACGGGACCCACGGCCGCGGTGCGTGGCGACGGGGGGCCCATAACCCGGTGCCCAGCGGGAGCCTGACCGGCTGTCACGGGCAGACGCGGGCCGGCCGCTCGGCCTCCGCCAGCGGCTCCAGCAGGTAGCCGCGTCCCCAGGCCGTGCGGATCGCGAGGTTGACCGGGACCAGGCGTCTTCTGAGCCGCATGATGTGCAGGTCCAGGGAGTTGCGTGTGGGGTTGCTCAGCGCCGACCTGGCCAGCCGCTGCCTGAGCTCGTGACGCGGCACGACCGCCTCGAAGCGCTCCACGAAGAGTTCCATCAGTTCCGTCTGCGTGGTGGATATCGTCACCCACTGCGCGTCGAAGTAGAGCGTGCCCGACGAGTCGAGGACCGGGGTCCTGCGGCTGCGTGCGCGCTGGCGCAGCGTGGCGACCCGGGCCTCCAGGTCGGCCCGGGATATCGGAGCCCGCACCCAGTCCTCCCGCGGATCGCTGCACAACGGCGCCTCCGCGCCCCCCTCCACCACGAGCAGGCACGGAATTCCTTCTTGCTTGCAGTGGCTGCGCAAGTTCGCCTGGGCGGGCCATCGAACGAACTTCACATCACTATTGGAGCTCTTGAACACTTCGACCCCCAGAGTGAATGGTCCCTGGCGCAGACGGGCGCCAATCAGGATCAAAGAACACTAGCAAGCGGATCAAAGCACGGACAAGCAAAAATTAGTTTTCCTTGAGAACGTCCCGGTGGTTTCCCGTGACACCCCGGTTTCCCATGGGCTCGCTCGGATTCGGGAATGTCCCGTCGACAGGACAGTCGTCCGTGAAGGGAACTCAGGTTCCGCGGAACGCCCGCCTTTTGCGCCCGGCGCATTCCGGCGTTCGAAGATGTGACCCCCGTACTGAATTTCGCTCCGCGCCGGGGTTTCGCTCCTCCCGCGGCATTCGCGCCGTCTTCTTCACTCCGGCGGTGGATTCATTCCGGGGGCGCTCGTTGTGTACCGGGCGCGTACCGCGGCGCTCGCGGCCGGGCCCGCGGCGAAGACATGCGCAGCGGTGTCGACCCGGCGGCCCGTGGCCCGGTCGACCAGGACAGGGTCGACCTCCTGGCCTGTTGCCGCGTCGACCAGGACGACGCTGCGCCGCCCGGCAGGCAGCCGGCCGTTGGCCCACGCCGCCAGCGCCAGCAGCACCGGCCTCAGCGAACGGCCGAGTTCCGTGAGCACGTACGCGTCGTGGCGCGGCTCGCTGTCACTGGGCATATGGGCCATGAGGCCCGTCCTCACCAACGTGTCCAGCCTGTTGGCGACAACACCCGGTGCCCATTGACGACTGTCGCGGAACTCCTCGAAATGCGTGAGCCCGTCGTATGCGTCGTGCAGCATCTCCAGCGTCCACCAGTCGCCGATGTGCCGCACGGCCCATGTCAACGGATGGTCCTCCGCGCGCACCCCCACGGTCATTCCCTCCGAATACCGAGCCGGTTCCAACGAGGGCGCCGGCGGAACCGAGCCCGCAAGTAAAAGGTTGAGCGGAAAAACTTTTGCGCACACTATTACGCGGAGGTACGTGTAGGTGGTCGCTGTGTCGCCGACCTGTCAGCGCCCCGGGCAGCCGATCTCCGGCAAACGCGTGCGCACGGAAACGGCGCCGAATGCCTATGAGCCAGCGGGGTGTGGCGGTGCCCGGAGCCGGTCAGGCGCTGTCGCGGCGTTCCGCCCGGCGGCGCAGGGCCCGCCGGCCGCCGAGCAGCGCGAACGTCCAGGTGGCGGCGAAGGCCCAGATGACACCCGGGTTGGACGTGCTGATGCCGACCACCAGGAGGATCAGCGAGGCCAGGGCCGCCATGGCCATGAAGAAGCCACGGGCCGCGCCCGAGGCCGCCCACGCGCTGTGCAGCCGGAAGCTGAGGCGCACTGCGCGCAACCGTCGGTTCAGACGGTGGTCACGGTCGAGGGCCGCCTCCATCTCGTCCAGGATCCGTTGCTCGCGCTCGGGGAGCCGGCCTTTCGCCATGGTCGCTACCTCCCACCACTCGTCTCGGCTGGCGCACGAGTGCCCGGCATCCCGGGGGCCTAACGACACACCCCGCGCCCCACGGCCCCCGGCGGTCTGGCCGCCCGAGACCCGCGAAAGGCCCCGGTGGCCTGGGGAAGCCCGGTGGCCTGGGAGAGCCCGTGGCGCGGTCACGGTGGGCGCACGCCGGTGGTGCGCAGCGCACACAGCTGAAGGTGCTCGCCGTGCCCGGGTGACCCCTGTGCCTGGTGTGGCGGAACCGGTCGGTTCTCCCCGCGGGCCCCGCCCCCGTCTGAGATGCTTCCCGCCGAGGGACACGGAAGCGGTGGGGCGGCAAGGTGCGAATGGCGTTTGAGCGGCGTTGGCGGCGCCCGGTGGTGGTGCGGTCCCGGCGGGAGAGGATCGTGCGCGGCTCGCTCCTCTCCGGCGCGGTCGTGCTCGGCATGATCGCGGTCCTGTCCATGTGCGGCACCAGCGCGCCCGGCGACGCGGTCGGCGACGAGCGACCCGAGCGGCCCCCGCACCTGGACTTCCCGGTGCCGGAGGGCTACGACACGGGCTCGGGCTGGGACGTCTCCGGTGTCTCGGAGGAGTACGCGCTGGCCGAGCGCACCGGCAGCGTCGCCGTGCTGGACGCGGCCGGGCAGGGCGCCTCCCGCGTGCGCGCGATCGACGTCACCAGCGGCCGGGCGCGCTGGACGAGCGCCCCGGTGAAACCGGTGGCCCGGTCCTGGGACCGTCCGCAGCTGCTGACCGTCGCCGAGGGCCGTCGCGAGTTCTTCGTGGCGTGGTCCTACGGCGATGCGAGCACATCGGTCCTGGGCGGTGCCAGAACCGCCGTCTCCCTCGACATCTACGACGCCGCCTACGGCACCCACCGGCACCTGGACGTGCCCTGGTCCGAGGCCGCCGACGTGACCGGCGGCGGCCCCGGAATCCTCATCGGGCGGGGCGGCGACCACGCCGCCGTCGTCGATCCCGCGACCGGCGAGGTGTCCACGACCTCGGCGCCGGACCTCAAGTACCCGCGCGGCTGCGCCGCCTGCCGGCGTGACACGGACATCCGCGGCCTGACGTCGGACGGCCTGCTGGTGAAGGGAGCCGGGGAGTTCTGGGTGCGCGGCGGCTGGTACGGGCGCCGGACGGCGCCCAAGGGCACCGACCCGGCCTCCGGTGTGCCGGTCTCCGTGACCGCGGACCGGGTGCTGGTCAGATGGAGCAGGAAGCCCGGCGGCAAGGACGCCGATCGGTTCGAGACCTGGGCCGTGCACGACGCGCGCAGCGGCAAGGTACTCGCCTCAGCGGACTGCCACCGCCCGGCCGTCGACCCGGGCAGGTACCCGGAGCTGTCCTTCTCCTTCTCGGGCCGCTACGCCGTGGCGGGGGCACTCGCCTTCGACCTGACCGATCACAAGGGCTACTGCTTCGACAAGGAGTCCGGCAGTACGGGGGGCGGCACCTCGGTCGCCCCGGCTCCGGACGCGGCCGACCCCGGCGACCCCGCCGTCGACAAGGCCCCCCGGCCCCTGACCCTGGTCACCGTCACCGACCAGGGCGTCGCGTACGGCACCACCGGCGTGCACACGGCCGCGGACGCGCGCTCCGGTGCCGGCAGGCCCCTCCACATCACCGTGGGCACACCCGTCCCGCAACTCCTCGCGCCCACCACCCACCTGCCCGCCGCCGACCTCGGCGGGTACGGCCTCTTCCCGGGCACCGACACCAAGGACGTCCGGCATCTGCTGGGTTACCCCCGGGCGCCGACCGGCTGACCGGTTTCGTACGGGGTTTTGCGGGGCGGGGCACCGTTCCGTACGTGCGCGCCGGCCCGCGCGGCACCCTGCACACGCGCCACCGTCGACCGAATCCGGATGGCGAGCCGGACCGGGAGCGGCTCAGTTCCGGGTCGCCAGCATGCCCAGGGTGACCATCCCGAGGACGACCCAGCCGAA
The nucleotide sequence above comes from Streptomyces sp. TS71-3. Encoded proteins:
- a CDS encoding TetR/AcrR family transcriptional regulator, encoding MARVSQAHLDARRRQIMDGAAACFARNGFHATSMQDVLREVNLSAGAVYRYFRGKDELIGAIVMEVLDTLGKTFEVAARLSPPPPPDVLLGRAMDDVLRQGRGFPHLIVQVWTETLRNPELSAVMREGYEKVVEAWVGLVRAYQEAGMMRADLPADRVARTMIATAQGFAAQQALFGPLPVEVLEDGLRALMSMGAAQAGPAASDGA
- a CDS encoding DUF3040 domain-containing protein — protein: MAKGRLPEREQRILDEMEAALDRDHRLNRRLRAVRLSFRLHSAWAASGAARGFFMAMAALASLILLVVGISTSNPGVIWAFAATWTFALLGGRRALRRRAERRDSA
- a CDS encoding LmbU family transcriptional regulator — encoded protein: MAVPPAPARGAPPPRLGRPRAARVEADQLLMTKVGLRFPAELSFAEWERAGHHLSRIMDSSSWCLGDWLMYGKEHYADRYQRAIRAAGLQYQTLRNYAWVARQFPLHRRRPRLSFQHHAEVASLPLDKQDLFLDQAERMKWTTKQLRSRIQDERSGGKDPRPEFALIPRIQVPSNRLVSWRRAADHSGIEFDHWVLTALDRAAELELGELPDE
- a CDS encoding type II toxin-antitoxin system Phd/YefM family antitoxin, with the translated sequence MAYEIPVTQARAELADLINRVVYGGERVVVTRHGKPLVALVSAADLRRLEEEPDAAEERVISSVSAIGTLPSAPREPQRFGIAAEHRGPDVH
- a CDS encoding NAD(P)-dependent oxidoreductase, with protein sequence MDGHAMVIGASGQIGRAAVRALAEDGWTVTAASRGGGRDERWPEGVRALRLDRADGEALAAALGDGADVVVDVVAYGSVEARQLLSLADRIGSAVVISSGGVYADAENRSFDTQEEPDGFPRYPVPILESQPTVPAGERSYGTRKVALEQELAAAGDRLPTTVLRAGAIHGPHCRTPRELYFVKRNLDGRRVRVLAHRGQSRFHPVSVHNLAELIRLAASRPGSRVLNAGDPDTPTVHEIGAAIDAVMGARTETVLLPGEPPSAGVGDTPWTVAHPVVYDMAAAERELGYRAVTGYRDSLPETVEWLAARLHGRDWRTAFPVMAKAYGRDLFDYPAEDAWLAEHHT
- a CDS encoding ABC transporter permease; translated protein: MSSPSAAPPAPEPAPGARAPGRRAMTVIVLVPALVALALWTFAWPASRTAPRDLPLGVVGPAPAAAPVERQLDAHPGAFDIHRYADEADAREAMRKRVVYGAVVATPHGPKLLTASAASPLVAQLLRETVVDHAPPGTHPTQEDVVAAPPGDPRGAVLSASVLPLTISGVATGALVAALGLRGLRAAGTLVAASAGVGLVAAGITDSWLGALSGDWWHEAGVLGLASLAICGGVAGLGALFGRPGTGLGALLMILLGNPFSGANSAPDLLPSPIGRIGQWLPPGAEMSLLRSVAFFDGARASAPTLALSLWAALGLAAVLAGAALRRGGGHKHRGAH
- a CDS encoding winged helix-turn-helix domain-containing protein, yielding MKFVRWPAQANLRSHCKQEGIPCLLVVEGGAEAPLCSDPREDWVRAPISRADLEARVATLRQRARSRRTPVLDSSGTLYFDAQWVTISTTQTELMELFVERFEAVVPRHELRQRLARSALSNPTRNSLDLHIMRLRRRLVPVNLAIRTAWGRGYLLEPLAEAERPARVCP
- a CDS encoding 1-acyl-sn-glycerol-3-phosphate acyltransferase, encoding MVYNVLKYVFLGPLLRLMFRPRIEGLDHVPESGAAIIAGNHLSFSDHFLMPSILRRRITFLAKAEYFTGGGIKGRLTAAFFHSVGQIPVDRSGKEAGQAAIHEGLGVLGRDELLGIYPEGTRSHDGRLYKGKVGVAAMALQARVPVVPCAMIGTFEAQPTGQLVPNLRRRVTIRFGAPLDFTRFYGMENEKTVLRAVTDEIMYAILQLSGQEYVDKYAAAVKAEQAAEQQGEQDGAPRGRRFPRLPLS
- a CDS encoding helix-turn-helix domain-containing protein; protein product: MTWAVRHIGDWWTLEMLHDAYDGLTHFEEFRDSRQWAPGVVANRLDTLVRTGLMAHMPSDSEPRHDAYVLTELGRSLRPVLLALAAWANGRLPAGRRSVVLVDAATGQEVDPVLVDRATGRRVDTAAHVFAAGPAASAAVRARYTTSAPGMNPPPE